A genomic segment from Zerene cesonia ecotype Mississippi chromosome 7, Zerene_cesonia_1.1, whole genome shotgun sequence encodes:
- the LOC119828334 gene encoding pyrimidodiazepine synthase-like gives MDDSLETDDGFTGTLRLIAPRFCPYAETCVLVLNAKNVEYELVFFYPESKPEWISIINPNGTLPALEYEKRKVIFDSNIINVYLDEKHPKPPLQSSDPLRRAQDKLIVKLFAEAVSAFHTAAFNAEALTPTSAENYHKGLEFLQKEIETRNTTFLFGDKPGLVDYSLWPFLQRFQVLPQLGRSEFAIDKYLTLLKYMKKMEVQGPCLQKAYFLGPDILSTITGPQIEDLPDSNMYDSSSELYMCPN, from the exons ATGGACGATAGTTTGGAAACAG ATGACGGGTTTACCGGAACATTACGGTTAATTGCTCCGAGATTTTGTCCGTATGCAGAGACATGTGTGCTTGTTTTAAATGCCAAGAATGTTGAATACGAGTTAGTATTTTTCTATCCTGAGAGTAAGCCCGAATGGATATCTATCATTAATCCAAATG gAACTCTACCTGCACTGGAATATGAGAAGAGAAAAGTAATTTTTGAcagcaatataattaatgtatatctTGATGAAAAACATCCAAAACCTCCACTGCAATCATCAGATCCATTAAGAAGAGCTCAAGATAAGCTCATTGTGAAATTGTTTGcagaa GCTGTATCAGCATTCCACACTGCAGCATTCAATGCTGAAGCTCTTACCCCAACGTCTGCAGAGAATTATCACAAGGGACTGGAATTCTTgcaaaaagaaattgaaactCGCAATACAACATTCTTGTTTGGAGACAAGCCTGGACTTGTGGATTACAGTCTTTGGCCATTCTTGCAGCGTTTCCAGGTTTTGCCACAGTTAGGAAGATCTGAATTTGCTattgacaaatatttaacCCTG TTGaagtatatgaaaaaaatggaGGTACAAGGGCCTTGCCTGCAGAAAGCATATTTCCTAGGTCCAGATATTTTAAGTACTATCACTGGGCCACAGATAGAGGATCTCCCAGATTCCAACATGTATGATAGCAGCAGTGAGTTATACATGTGCCCTAACTAG
- the LOC119840668 gene encoding SRSF protein kinase 3: MSSKSDVNRRVLAIQAKKKRHKLGKKKNREEDHGAGVQGNGVRNQTQNRLEPTHSSSNETIEEDDDEQYASDDEEQEDSADYCKGGYHPVKIGDLFLNRYHVTRKLGWGHFSTVWLCWDLVDKRFVALKVVKSAPHFTETALDEIKILKAVRDSDPTDPKRNKTVQLLNDFKITGVNGTHVCMVFEVLGHHLLKLILKSNYRGIPRENVKTIIRQVLEGLDYLHTKCKIIHTDIKPENVLVCVDESYIRKLAAEATELHSLGLRLPHSLISTAPKEFQEQVVTGKMSRNKKKKLKKKAKLQSMLLKKQMEQIEEMEEQKKVTNNSESAPMSQDNDESPQTPEEVSVVDTRSENDPTVNGCNDTQRADEEAFDTDADAVQVRTKQYSCGDDAATPMSEGEMTDTPPSFNSQNKKSADKRPDPAFDICDVEVKIADLGNACWVHRHFTEDIQTRQYRSLEVLLSAGYGTSADIWSTACMAFELATGDYLFEPHSGEGYSRDEDHLAHIIELLGDIPKRIAASGKYSKIFFNKKGELRNITGLKPWGLVSVLTEKYEWSQSDAEEFADFLKPMLDFDPNRRATAYECLQHPWLKLAKPDQTESEDN; the protein is encoded by the coding sequence ATGAGTTCTAAATCAGATGTAAATAGGAGAGTACTCGCCATTCAGGCGAAAAAGAAACGTCACAAATTAGGGAAGAAGAAAAATCGAGAGGAGGATCACGGCGCTGGTGTACAAGGAAACGGGGTGCGCAATCAAACTCAAAATCGCCTCGAGCCAACACACAGTTCTTCCAATGAAACGATCGAAGAGGATGATGACGAACAATATGCTAGTGATGATGAGGAACAGGAAGATAGTGCCGACTATTGTAAGGGTGGTTACCATCCTGTCAAAATCGGAGACTTATTCCTAAATCGCTACCACGTCACTAGGAAGTTGGGATGGGGTCATTTTTCAACGGTATGGCTCTGTTGGGATCTTGTCGATAAGCGGTTTGTCGCTCTGAAAGTAGTGAAGTCAGCGCCGCATTTTACAGAAACAGCTCTAGacgaaattaaaattcttaaagCTGTCCGCGACAGCGATCCTACTGATCCAAAAAGGAATAAAACtgttcaattattaaatgattttaaaattacaggtGTTAATGGCACCCATGTATGTATGGTGTTTGAAGTTCTAGGTCATCATCTTTTGAAGTTGATATTAAAATCCAACTATAGAGGTATACCTCgagaaaatgttaaaactataatacgACAAGTTTTAGAAGGCTTGGATTATCTTCATACAAAGTGTAAGATAATTCACACTGATATTAAGCCAGAAAATGTCTTAGTATGTGTTGACGAATCCTATATTCGTAAATTAGCGGCCGAAGCAACAGAATTACATTCCTTGGGTCTCAGATTACCTCATTCTCTGATTAGTACGGCACCAAAGGAATTTCAAGAGCAAGTTGTAACAGGTAAAATgagtagaaataaaaagaaaaagttaaaGAAAAAGGCAAAACTCCAGTCTATGCTACTTAAAAAGCAAATGGAACAAATAGAAGAAATGGAGGAGCAGAAAAAGGTTACAAATAATAGCGAGTCAGCACCCATGTCTCAAGATAATGATGAATCACCCCAAACTCCAGAAGAAGTGAGTGTTGTAGATACTCGATCTGAAAATGATCCTACGGTAAATGGTTGCAATGACACACAAAGAGCCGATGAGGAGGCATTTGATACTGACGCAGATGCTGTACAAGTGAGAACTAAGCAGTACAGCTGTGGCGATGATGCAGCCACTCCAATGTCAGAAGGAGAAATGACTGATACACCACCTTCCTTCAAttctcaaaataaaaagtcTGCGGACAAAAGACCTGATCCTGCATTTGATATTTGTGACGTTGAGGTAAAGATTGCAGATTTGGGAAATGCTTGCTGGGTTCACCGCCACTTCACAGAAGACATACAGACTCGGCAATATAGGTCATTAGAGGTTTTACTCAGTGCTGGCTACGGAACATCAGCTGACATTTGGAGTACTGCTTGTATGGCATTTGAATTAGCAACAGGAGATTATCTGTTTGAACCACATTCTGGAGAAGGATATAGCCGAGATGAAGATCATCTAGCTCATATAATTGAGTTATTAGGTGACATTCCTAAGAGGATTGCTGCTTCAGGGAAATATTCAAAGATATTCTTCAATAAAAAGGGTGAATTGAGAAATATAACTGGCTTGAAACCATGGGGCTTAGTATCTGTATTAACTGAAAAATATGAGTGGAGTCAGAGTGATGCAGAAGAATTTGCTGATTTCTTGAAACCTATGTTAGATTTTGATCCAAATCGGCGAGCCACTGCATATGAGTGCCTTCAGCACCCCTGGCTGAAGCTGGCCAAACCAGATCAAACTGAATCTGAAGATAATTGA
- the LOC119840913 gene encoding pyrimidodiazepine synthase-like: MSEKHLKTGDALPPYTGKLRLFAMRFCPYAERSVLVLNAKKLEYDLVHIDLDNKPEWIFSFSPKGTVPALEYEAGKAIFDSNVINVYLDEKYPDPPLQSSDPLRRAQDKLIVELFAAAQSAYYTAAFNAQALTPTSAENYHKGLELLQKEIEARNTKYLFGDQPGLVDYTLWPFLERFLALPLLGKSEFAIEQDKYAVLLKYIEAMKNVDAVKAYCLAPDTHAKFTESRAKGNPDYNMLDTSNVCCMRPRKKKE, from the exons ATGTCcgaaaaacatttgaaaaccG GTGACGCATTACCACCATATACCGGAAAATTGCGGTTATTTGCCATGAGATTTTGTCCGTATGCAGAGAGGAGTGTGCTCGTTTTGAATGCTAAGAAGTTAGAATATGATTTAGTACATATTGATCTTGACAATAAGCCCGAATGGATTTTCAGCTTTAGTCCAAAAG GAACTGTACCTGCATTGGAATATGAGGCTGGAAAAGCTATTTTCGACAgcaatgtaattaatgtatatctTGATGAAAAATATCCTGATCCTCCACTGCAATCATCAGATCCATTAAGAAGAGCCCAAGATAAGCTCATTGTGGAATTGTTTGCAGct gctCAATCCGCATACTATACTGCAGCGTTCAATGCCCAAGCTCTTACCCCAACTTCTGCAGAAAATTATCACAAGGGACTAGAACTATTGCAAAAAGAAATTGAAGCTCGCAATACAAAATACTTGTTTGGAGACCAGCCTGGACTTGTTGATTATACTCTTTGGCCATTTTTGGAGCGTTTCCTGGCTTTGCCACTGCTAGGAAAATCTGAATTTGCTATTGAACAAGATAAATATGCAGTTCTG TTGAAGTATATTGAAGCAATGAAGAATGTAGATGCTGTAAAAGCATATTGCCTAGCTCCAGATACTCATGCTAAGTTCACTGAGTCACGGGCAAAGGGGAACCCAGATTATAACATGCTTGATACCAGCAATGTGTGCTGCATGCGCCCTAGGAAGAAGAAGGAATAA